A section of the Anabaena cylindrica PCC 7122 genome encodes:
- a CDS encoding ABC transporter substrate-binding protein — protein sequence MRWKSSAIALILTLFLFSCTTATTQTQSNVVPVQQLPKTSAKRVVALSSLSADIISQLDQTKLVGITGSTLFKNNPKLQDIPRVSEGRSVPNLEKIVSLKPDLVIGAAGFSDVTIQKIKQLGIATLSTKVNNWQSLEELTKSLAESIDVDPQPLLNRYKTFLPANATQNISALVLVSRQPILTPNKNSWAGDLISRFGAKNIAAELQGNSPIGGYVTLSAEKVLEANPEVLIVVNAEPTLLDSLKKEPFWQQLQATKNNRVYVFDYYGLVNPGSLETIEKASLELKKIFVAKEI from the coding sequence ATGCGTTGGAAATCATCTGCAATAGCACTCATATTAACTCTATTTCTATTCTCCTGTACCACAGCAACAACTCAAACTCAATCTAACGTCGTACCAGTACAACAACTACCAAAAACTTCAGCTAAAAGAGTTGTAGCACTTTCCTCTCTTTCTGCTGATATTATTTCTCAACTTGACCAAACTAAACTTGTAGGAATAACTGGTAGTACCTTATTTAAAAATAACCCTAAACTGCAAGATATTCCCCGTGTTAGCGAAGGTCGGAGTGTCCCAAATTTAGAAAAAATTGTTTCTTTAAAACCAGATTTAGTTATTGGTGCAGCAGGATTTTCTGATGTAACTATTCAGAAAATTAAACAGCTAGGAATAGCTACTTTATCAACTAAAGTAAATAATTGGCAATCTCTAGAAGAACTAACTAAATCACTTGCTGAATCAATTGATGTAGATCCCCAGCCTTTATTAAATCGCTACAAAACCTTTTTACCTGCCAACGCAACTCAAAATATTTCTGCTTTAGTATTGGTTAGTCGTCAACCAATCTTAACACCTAATAAAAATAGTTGGGCAGGTGATTTAATTTCTAGATTTGGCGCGAAAAATATAGCCGCAGAATTACAAGGTAATAGTCCCATAGGTGGATATGTGACACTCTCGGCTGAAAAAGTTTTGGAAGCTAACCCAGAAGTTTTAATTGTAGTTAATGCTGAACCAACGCTGTTAGATTCATTAAAAAAAGAACCGTTTTGGCAGCAGTTACAAGCGACTAAAAACAATCGAGTTTATGTTTTTGATTATTACGGACTTGTCAATCCAGGTAGTCTAGAAACAATTGAAAAAGCTTCTCTGGAGTTAAAGAAAATCTTTGTAGCAAAAGAAATATAG